A genomic segment from Pseudomonas sp. S09G 359 encodes:
- a CDS encoding AraC family transcriptional regulator codes for MQTLEFLTKTPNMTISDAFTVSSDLINELLQGMRLRGVQYRRIEAGPVFGVSFEARPGHAYFHFLAAGCATLRLDDGSLYELSAGNAVFISHGGAHGLLSSPDVPERDICSFEATTLGDAVCAVKASAEGSAGTLLFSACMEFELGSIQGLGRLMPAMMLIDARGQRYPGLMPILATMEREVCSARIGYAGILARLADVVAAMIVRGWVECACGNASGLVAALRDPRLARALLALHQQPGRDWSVAELAAQGHTSRSVFADRFQATLGVPPLRYATELRMRLASQWLTLERLPIEEVAQRLGYTSQAAFSRAFKRITGQPPGASRARSPA; via the coding sequence ATGCAAACTCTCGAGTTTTTGACCAAAACCCCGAACATGACAATTTCTGACGCGTTTACCGTCTCCTCCGACCTCATCAATGAACTGCTGCAGGGCATGCGCCTGCGCGGGGTGCAGTACCGTCGAATCGAGGCCGGGCCGGTGTTTGGCGTCAGTTTCGAGGCCAGGCCCGGCCACGCCTACTTCCACTTCCTGGCTGCCGGTTGCGCCACGCTGCGACTCGACGACGGCAGCCTCTATGAGCTGTCGGCCGGCAATGCGGTGTTTATCTCCCACGGCGGCGCCCACGGATTGCTGTCGAGCCCCGACGTGCCGGAACGCGATATCTGTAGCTTCGAGGCGACCACCCTGGGTGACGCGGTATGTGCAGTAAAGGCCAGCGCCGAGGGCTCAGCGGGCACCCTGCTCTTCAGCGCCTGCATGGAATTTGAACTGGGCAGCATCCAGGGGCTCGGCCGCTTGATGCCGGCGATGATGCTGATCGATGCGCGGGGCCAGCGTTACCCAGGGTTGATGCCGATCCTGGCGACCATGGAGCGCGAAGTCTGCAGCGCGCGTATTGGCTACGCCGGCATCCTCGCGCGCCTCGCCGATGTGGTCGCGGCGATGATTGTGCGTGGCTGGGTCGAATGCGCCTGCGGCAATGCGTCGGGGCTGGTGGCCGCGTTGCGCGACCCACGCCTGGCACGCGCGCTCCTCGCCTTGCACCAACAACCGGGCCGCGACTGGAGCGTGGCCGAACTGGCCGCGCAGGGGCATACCTCGCGCTCGGTGTTCGCCGACCGCTTCCAGGCCACCCTCGGCGTGCCGCCACTGCGTTACGCCACCGAACTGCGGATGCGCCTGGCCAGCCAATGGCTGACCCTGGAGCGCTTGCCGATCGAAGAAGTCGCGCAGCGCCTGGGTTACACCTCACAAGCCGCGTTCAGTCGCGCCTTCAAGCGCATCACCGGGCAACCGCCAGGAGCGAGCCGTGCCAGGAGCCCGGCATGA
- a CDS encoding MFS transporter, translating to MNDYAALIDARAQAESPAWMAVFSLAMGVFGLLTAEYLPASLLTPMAMDLGVSEALAGQAVTVTAVVALFAGLLVPGLTRGVDRSVVLLGFSTLMIASNLLVAFSSSLAVLLVMRILLGIALGGFWSMAAAVAMRLVPAALLPRALSIIFSGIAVGTVVAVPLGSYLGGLYGWRSAFVAAAAVGVVTLVFQLFTLPRLAPNGTARLRTVLEVLLRPGIAMGMCGCVLVHTGHFALFTYIRPFLESTTGVGSQGLALMLLGFGAANFVGTLLAGWMLVRNPRGTLVLMPLLVGVAALALVWLPASLPGQALLLALWGMAFGGVPVAWSNWVARAVPDQAESAGGMVVASVQSAIAAGAAGGGAMFSLSGISGVFIAAGVLMLLAAVLIAWRVQVPRRTPLV from the coding sequence ATGAATGACTATGCAGCCCTAATCGACGCCAGGGCGCAAGCCGAAAGCCCGGCCTGGATGGCGGTGTTCTCCCTGGCAATGGGGGTGTTCGGCCTGCTGACGGCGGAATACCTGCCGGCCAGCCTGTTGACGCCGATGGCGATGGACCTCGGCGTCTCGGAAGCCTTGGCCGGGCAGGCGGTGACGGTCACGGCGGTGGTCGCGTTATTCGCCGGGTTGCTGGTGCCGGGCCTGACTCGCGGGGTTGACCGAAGCGTGGTGCTCCTGGGCTTTTCGACGCTGATGATTGCGTCCAATCTGCTGGTGGCGTTCTCGTCCAGCCTCGCGGTGCTGTTGGTGATGCGCATCCTGCTCGGCATCGCCCTCGGCGGTTTCTGGAGCATGGCGGCGGCTGTGGCGATGCGCCTGGTGCCGGCGGCGCTGCTGCCACGGGCGTTGTCGATCATCTTCAGCGGGATTGCCGTGGGCACAGTCGTCGCGGTGCCGCTGGGCAGCTACCTCGGCGGTTTGTATGGCTGGCGCAGCGCCTTTGTCGCGGCTGCCGCGGTGGGCGTGGTGACGTTGGTGTTCCAGTTGTTCACGCTGCCGCGCCTGGCCCCGAATGGCACCGCACGCCTGCGCACGGTGCTGGAAGTACTGCTGCGCCCCGGCATTGCCATGGGCATGTGCGGTTGTGTGCTGGTGCACACCGGGCATTTCGCACTGTTCACTTATATTCGACCGTTTCTGGAAAGCACCACCGGTGTTGGCAGCCAAGGGTTGGCGCTGATGCTGCTGGGGTTCGGCGCGGCGAATTTTGTCGGCACGCTGCTGGCCGGCTGGATGCTGGTGCGCAACCCGCGTGGCACGTTGGTGCTGATGCCGCTGCTGGTGGGCGTTGCGGCACTCGCACTGGTGTGGCTACCCGCTTCGCTGCCGGGGCAGGCCCTGCTGCTGGCGCTGTGGGGCATGGCCTTTGGCGGTGTGCCGGTGGCATGGTCGAACTGGGTGGCCCGCGCCGTGCCGGATCAGGCGGAAAGCGCCGGCGGCATGGTGGTGGCGTCGGTGCAGTCGGCGATTGCAGCGGGCGCTGCCGGTGGCGGTGCGATGTTCAGCCTCAGCGGGATTAGCGGCGTGTTCATCGCCGCGGGCGTGCTGATGCTGTTGGCTGCTGTGTTGATTGCCTGGCGGGTACAGGTGCCACGGCGTACACCTTTGGTTTAG
- the yghU gene encoding glutathione-dependent disulfide-bond oxidoreductase, translated as MTEYVPPKVWTWDTESGGTFASINRPIAGATHDKELPIGKHPLQLYSLATPNGQKVTILLEELLALGHTGAEYDAWLIKIGDGDQFGSGFVAVNPNSKIPALMDHSGATPIRIFESGAILQYLAEKFGAFFPTEPAARAECLSWLFWQMGSAPYLGGGFGHFYAYAPSKMEYPINRFAMETKRQLDVLDQRLAVSEYIAGDEYTIADIAIWPWYGGLVKGRLYGASAEFLSVHEYKHVQRWAEAIEARPAVQRGRRVNRVSGEPEEQLAERHSSTDLD; from the coding sequence ATGACTGAGTACGTACCCCCGAAAGTCTGGACCTGGGACACCGAAAGCGGCGGCACCTTCGCCAGCATCAACCGGCCCATCGCCGGTGCGACCCATGACAAAGAACTGCCGATCGGCAAACACCCGCTGCAGCTGTATTCCCTGGCCACGCCCAATGGGCAAAAGGTCACGATCCTGCTCGAAGAGCTGCTGGCCCTGGGGCACACCGGCGCGGAATACGATGCCTGGCTGATCAAGATCGGCGACGGCGACCAGTTCGGCAGCGGCTTTGTCGCGGTCAACCCGAACTCGAAGATTCCGGCATTGATGGACCACAGCGGCGCCACGCCGATTCGTATCTTCGAATCAGGTGCGATCCTGCAATACCTCGCCGAGAAGTTCGGCGCCTTCTTCCCCACTGAGCCTGCGGCCCGCGCCGAGTGCCTGTCGTGGCTGTTCTGGCAGATGGGCAGTGCGCCGTACCTGGGCGGTGGCTTCGGGCATTTCTACGCCTATGCGCCGAGCAAGATGGAGTACCCGATCAACCGGTTTGCGATGGAAACCAAGCGCCAGTTGGATGTGCTGGACCAGCGTTTGGCGGTGAGCGAGTACATTGCCGGGGATGAGTACACCATCGCCGATATCGCGATCTGGCCTTGGTATGGTGGCTTGGTCAAAGGTCGCTTGTATGGGGCGTCGGCGGAGTTTTTGTCGGTGCATGAGTACAAGCATGTGCAGCGCTGGGCGGAGGCGATTGAGGCGCGGCCGGCGGTGCAGCGGGGGCGGCGGGTGAACCGGGTTTCCGGTGAGCCTGAAGAGCAGCTGGCAGAGCGGCACAGCTCCACCGATTTGGACTGA
- a CDS encoding sugar ABC transporter substrate-binding protein: MHRHSLIVAAFLLLFSQWSFAAYRIGVSIARVDDNFMTYVRTGLEAAAKQQDVQIQFEDAQGDVVRQLNQVEGFLNQKVDAVIVLPVDTSATANMTRAAVASKIPLVYVNRHPDERTLPKGVVTVASNDIEAGQLQMRYLAEKLGGKGNVAIIMGDLAQNATHDRTEGAKQVLKDFPGIKIVEQQSAEWQRSKGMDLTSNWLLAGTQFDAIVANNDEMAIGAAMALQQSGKAKGEVAIVGIDGLPDGLAAIKRGLLTASVFQDPKAQASKAVESAVRMIKGEPIESEVWVPFELIKPEQVAVFEQRYK; the protein is encoded by the coding sequence ATGCATCGCCATTCATTGATCGTTGCCGCATTTTTACTGCTGTTCAGCCAATGGAGTTTCGCCGCGTACCGTATCGGCGTGAGCATCGCGCGGGTCGACGACAACTTCATGACCTACGTGCGCACGGGCCTGGAAGCCGCTGCCAAGCAACAGGACGTGCAGATCCAGTTCGAGGACGCCCAAGGTGATGTGGTGCGCCAGCTCAACCAGGTCGAAGGCTTTCTCAACCAGAAAGTCGACGCGGTGATCGTGTTGCCGGTGGACACCTCCGCCACCGCCAACATGACCCGCGCGGCCGTCGCCAGCAAAATCCCGCTGGTGTACGTCAATCGTCATCCGGATGAGCGCACCTTGCCCAAAGGCGTGGTCACCGTGGCGTCCAACGACATCGAGGCCGGGCAATTGCAGATGCGCTACCTCGCGGAAAAACTCGGCGGCAAAGGCAATGTGGCGATCATCATGGGCGACCTCGCGCAGAACGCCACCCATGACCGTACCGAGGGCGCCAAGCAGGTGCTCAAGGATTTTCCGGGGATCAAGATCGTCGAGCAGCAAAGTGCGGAATGGCAGCGCAGCAAGGGCATGGACCTGACCAGCAACTGGCTGCTGGCGGGCACGCAGTTTGATGCCATCGTGGCTAACAACGACGAAATGGCGATTGGCGCGGCCATGGCCTTGCAGCAGTCGGGCAAGGCCAAGGGTGAGGTGGCGATTGTCGGCATCGACGGCTTGCCGGATGGCCTGGCGGCGATCAAGCGTGGATTGCTCACCGCTTCGGTGTTCCAGGACCCCAAGGCCCAGGCGAGCAAGGCCGTGGAATCGGCGGTGCGGATGATCAAGGGCGAGCCGATTGAATCGGAGGTGTGGGTGCCGTTTGAGTTGATCAAGCCGGAACAAGTCGCAGTCTTCGAACAACGCTATAAATAG
- a CDS encoding TIM barrel protein gives MSPFKLAISAEMVFLELPFIERVKRIHALGFSAEIWNWTDKDISALAATGADFTSMTGYISGTLTDPDGIRQLLETARESLGVAERLNCPSLNLHGTGLGDGGLPVHPVSQTTGRMWLSACKTLEKIARLGEDAGRVFLLENLNTEVDHPGTPFARADDTLALIEAVGSPHLKMNLDLYHAQIGEGNLIELIQRAGAAIGEIQVADVPGRKEPGTGEIHYPAIARALHAMGYSGVVGLEGWASGDSELALQRFRQAFTL, from the coding sequence ATGAGCCCGTTCAAACTGGCGATCAGTGCCGAGATGGTGTTTCTCGAGCTGCCGTTTATCGAGCGCGTCAAACGCATTCACGCCCTGGGCTTCAGCGCCGAAATCTGGAACTGGACAGATAAGGACATCAGCGCCCTGGCCGCCACCGGTGCGGACTTCACCTCAATGACCGGCTACATCAGCGGCACCCTCACCGACCCCGACGGCATCCGCCAACTGCTCGAAACCGCCCGCGAGTCCCTGGGCGTTGCCGAGCGCCTGAACTGCCCCAGCCTCAACCTGCATGGCACTGGCCTGGGTGACGGCGGCCTGCCGGTGCACCCGGTCAGCCAGACCACCGGGCGCATGTGGCTGAGCGCATGCAAGACCCTGGAAAAAATCGCCCGCCTGGGGGAAGACGCCGGCCGCGTATTCCTGCTGGAAAACCTCAATACCGAAGTCGACCACCCAGGCACCCCGTTCGCCCGCGCCGACGACACCCTGGCGTTGATCGAAGCCGTGGGCAGCCCGCACCTGAAGATGAACCTGGACCTGTACCACGCACAGATCGGTGAAGGCAACCTGATCGAATTGATCCAGCGCGCAGGCGCCGCCATCGGCGAAATCCAGGTGGCCGACGTGCCTGGGCGCAAGGAGCCCGGCACCGGCGAAATCCACTACCCGGCCATTGCCCGCGCCTTGCACGCCATGGGCTACAGCGGCGTGGTCGGCCTTGAAGGCTGGGCCAGCGGCGACAGCGAGCTGGCGCTGCAGCGTTTCCGTCAGGCGTTCACCCTATAA
- a CDS encoding Gfo/Idh/MocA family oxidoreductase, with protein sequence MSTQNIRLGLIGAGRMGSFHGLTAARHIPGACLAAIADPTPGQAARLAAELGVDKVYTDPQQLLDDPDIDGVLIAAPARSHAELVISAARAGKGIFCEKPMAITLDEADRAIAAAADARVPLQVGFNRRFAKSFRTAHLDVAAGRIGTPQLLRSITRDPALNNPANSPQWVIFLETLIHDFDTLRYLNPGAEAVQVYVMADALIAPEYKSKGFLDTAVVTIRFDNGAIATAEANFQAVYGYDVRGEVFGSAGMLSMGSLNDSDLVRYLAQGIQADTQRMDTDLLRDAYIAELNHFADCLRTGAKPLASGEDARAALAIARACITSFETGKAVAV encoded by the coding sequence ATGAGTACACAGAACATCCGCCTGGGCTTGATCGGTGCCGGCCGCATGGGCAGCTTCCACGGCCTGACCGCCGCCCGGCACATCCCCGGCGCCTGCCTCGCCGCCATCGCCGACCCAACCCCAGGCCAAGCCGCACGCCTGGCGGCGGAACTGGGGGTAGACAAGGTCTACACCGACCCGCAGCAATTGCTCGATGACCCGGATATCGACGGCGTACTCATCGCCGCTCCAGCCCGCAGCCACGCGGAGCTGGTGATCAGCGCCGCCCGCGCCGGCAAGGGCATCTTCTGCGAAAAACCCATGGCCATCACCCTCGATGAAGCCGATCGCGCCATTGCGGCCGCCGCCGATGCCCGCGTACCGCTGCAAGTCGGTTTCAACCGGCGTTTCGCCAAAAGCTTTCGCACCGCCCACCTGGACGTGGCCGCCGGCCGCATCGGCACCCCGCAACTGCTGCGCTCGATCACCCGCGACCCGGCGCTGAACAACCCGGCCAACTCACCGCAGTGGGTGATCTTTCTCGAAACCCTGATCCACGACTTCGATACCCTGCGCTACCTCAACCCCGGCGCCGAGGCGGTACAGGTTTACGTGATGGCCGACGCGTTGATCGCGCCGGAATACAAGAGCAAAGGCTTTCTCGACACCGCCGTGGTGACGATCCGCTTCGACAACGGCGCGATTGCCACCGCCGAAGCCAACTTCCAGGCCGTGTATGGCTACGACGTGCGCGGCGAAGTGTTCGGCAGCGCCGGCATGCTGAGCATGGGCAGCCTCAATGATTCGGACCTGGTGCGCTACCTGGCCCAAGGCATCCAGGCTGACACCCAGCGCATGGACACCGACTTGCTGCGCGATGCCTACATCGCTGAACTCAACCACTTTGCCGACTGCCTGCGCACCGGCGCCAAGCCCCTGGCCAGCGGCGAAGATGCCCGTGCGGCCCTGGCGATTGCCCGCGCGTGCATCACCTCGTTCGAAACCGGCAAGGCGGTGGCCGTATGA